The window TTGCTATTGCATTGTTCTATCATACCAGGCAGTTCTATCAGTTGGTTGTGATTAGAAGATTAAAGCATTATTTAAGATAATGAGAAGAAATATATCAAATTTGTGTACAGAGAAAAGCTAATAACTTAGGCATTCATCGTTTTTGCTCCTTAGCATGTTATCTGGATACTTATATGGCTAAaggggtgtgtgtgtgttttgttttggtttggtttgattttttttttttttttttttttttccttattaggTCTCAGTTGATTTCAGcaatcttattattttttatgcgatttttcctattattatattaatttttatctcttaaataataaatctaacTCATAACACCCTATATTGGAATGCAAACTTTTCAAACTATGTATGACCCATTTGGACAAAATATCGTGGGAAGACTTCAACTGAGAAGTTAATATGATATACATATAAGGTACATCGTGTAACCCAAAACTTTAAGCATGTGGATTTGggcaattatgttatattaattcttcaatttctttactttttctttttctttttttgtgtgaaatttttatttacatatatataccCAACAACCCTTTTTTTATGCATGAGTCATTGCGTCTTTGTGGGCCATAAATAGGCGTGTGCATCCAACCTATCAACCTGAAGGCTGACAAAGCAACCCAACCTAATGTCTCTAGTTGGTTTTCATgggttgaaattttgttttgagtctTGAGTTGGATTGGGTTTGGATTGATAGTTTTTAACTCATGTGTATACCCAATAATACCTTCTTTATGTGTAAGTCATTGCCTCTTTGTAGGCCACAAATAGGTGTGTGCATCCAACCTATCATCTTGACAAAGCAACCTAATTAACCTAATGTTACAAGTTGGTTTTTGTGGGTTGGTGAGTTgcattagaattttattttgtgtattaAAGTTGAATTGGGAGTGGGTTGATAGTTTTTAACTCATATGATCCAACTCGActcaccatatatatatatatatatatgagataggTTCAAGTTATATTTGGTGTAACTTTacaagagttacacattttttaagccATATATTTCCCAAAGATCTAACGGTCAAAAAAATGGCATTAAATGCTAATTGATTTACACATTATTCCTTAATTAATAGCAGTTTTGTTTCGCTCTCCATACTTATTGTTTAAAACTTCTAGTTTCTCTAAATCTCTCtcacaaaacacacatacacaaacatgGCCGCCCTTTATGAAAAACCATTTAAGGAGAATGAAGAAGGAGAAACTTCTCTAGTTTCTCCTTCTTCATaagattttctttctattttttttttttttcattgaaacttgattgatatataaaagaaatatatacaaaataacacatcaaaaatagataacaaaagagagagagggagagagagagagagagagaacaatcaGAACATTAATGTATACGGGGATTTTGGTGGGGCTGGGGGCAAATGAAACCCCTTACTCCCAAGCTCCACCCCTGGTTGACGCCTTGACGGAAAGGTAAACCATCTAAATCAATTgactagggttttttttttataatttactaTAAGAGCCCAAATCTAGGGCATGTCGTCCATTGCAACCACTTTGGAAGAGTCATGTGTGAGATCAATtgactaggtttttttttttatactataaGAGCCCAAATCTAGGGTGTGTCGTCCACTGCAACCACTTTGGGAGAGTCATGTGTGAGATCTGATTTACGTGTTTTCATAAAGGGCGGccatgtatgtgtatgtgtgttttgcAAGAGAGATTTATGAGAAACTAGAAGTTTTAAACAATAAGTATGAAGAGATAAACAAAACTGctattaattaagtgaataaTGTGTAAATCAATTAGcatttaatgctattttttttaccgTTAAATCTTTAGGAAATCTATggcttaaaaaatgtgtaacttttgtaaaattaaatcaggtataacttgaacccatctatatatatatatatatatatatatataagtttatctTATTAccttattttaattgtttttaggcatattatgtatattataatattttattaaaatagtaattagATAATTAATTTAAGTCCAATTTTTTAGGAAACCCTATAAATACTCAAGCATCATTCTAATAAAGGCATGCAAAATCGTAAGCCTTTACTCTTATATTACGCAAAAATTCTAGCCATTGTCGTCTGGCTAAACTTCCGCTCAATCCCACAAGTTGGGCTTGTTTAGTAATTAGCAAATAGGTTAGGTCCTATTGCACCAGTCAAGCATCGCCGGGGTCCTAGCTGGGCTCCTCTACTCCGCCGTAACAGTCAATAATAACCGTGGCAGGTGCGATCCAGAATTCCTTTGGGTCGATCCAACGACAACCGATGGCGTTGATGTGTTGGTTTATATTCTTGTCTAACCATGCTACTGTTTTTTTTGCCACAGCCAATTTGGTTACTGTCCAAAACTTTCCTCAATCAAGTAGGACCATTGTGGGCATCTTTAAGGTAGGTGCTTCGATATTCTTTGGGTACTGTCTTCTATTATTACTTGCCTTTCACTATCTAGCTTTTCAAAAGGTAATTATCttcttcaaaaaatataaaaaaggaaaagccTTTTAGAGgagtaaattgtatttttatctcTTAGAAATAGTCGTTACTAGtctttcaaaactttttaaaacataaCAGCATTAGTATCTGAAGTTGAATTCCCTTTGATAATAGAATATAATCATCAGTAAGTTGAATTCTATCctatcttaaaagaaaaaaaacacaattagtAATAGCCTTAGAGTTAAAGGCAAGAAAAAACCATAGAACAAAGTTGCAGGGATGATGGAGAGGGTACTGAGTAACAAATGGATGGCGACGGTGGCAAGCATGTGGATTCAGTGTAGCTGCGGTGTTTACACCTTCAGCGTCTACTCCTCTGTTCTGAAATCAAGCCAAGGCTACGACCAATCAACGCTCGAAACTATGGCCGTTTTCAGAGACATTGGATCAATCGGTGGTGTCCTAGCTGGGCTCCTCTACTCCGCCGTAACAAACGGTAGTAATCACTCTGGTTTCGGTGGGCCATGGGCGGTTCTCCTGGCCGGAGCAACCCAGAATTTCTTGGGCTATTTTCTAACGTGGGCTTCTGTCGTGGGATTAATCAAACGGCCTCCGGTGCCTTTGATGTGTCTCTTCATGTACTTGTCAAGTCAATCTATGCCGTTCTATAACACAGCCAATACAGTTTCAGGTGTGCAAAACTTCCCTGATTATAGTGGGACCATTGTGGGCATAATGAAGGTACATTTCatatatgatatttttataaaatgcatATATAAATTGAGTAAACATATGAACAATAAATTTGAGTCGCAATAAATATGATTTACATAACATCAATAACATTATATACAGAGAGAGTGGTTTATACTGAAACTATCgatgtaaaattttattataaacacgtgtataatattatacattttttttttttttttttttttgttgcacatAAGAACAACATTGTATATATTTTGGGTGTTTATGATATAAGTTTACACGGCTAGTATACTGTAATTAAGAAATTTCCAATATATTTATTGATTGAAGCataaaggtaaaaaataaaaatgattctTGTCAATAATATATACTATTATACTCATTAGCAACCTAATAATATGATTGCTTAAACAAGACATAAATATGACTtcttttaagaacaaaaataagtatggctttttaatatatatatatatatataaaccctcTTGCTTGAGCTATGTATATATGCTATGCCTGTGATATTACTTTCTTTCCCAGGGATTTTCTGGGATTAGTGGAGCAATACTAATCCGTGCATATAACACATTCTACGAGGGCGAGCCGAGTAAATTCCTTCTAATGCTTGCTCTGTTGCCCACACTCATCTCCGTTGTGCTTATGCTCTTGGTAAAAATTTATAGAACAAACACAGGTGATGACAAGAAGCACTTGAATGGTTTCTTTGCTGTTGCTCTGATCATTGCTGGTTATCTCatgattataataattttggaaaatatcTTCACTTTACCATTATGGTCACACACAGTCATCTTTATACTTCTTTTGCTTCTACTCGCATCACCTCTTGGAATTGCAATCAGAGCCCAGAATGAGGACTCCAAGAGAGTTCCAGAAACGCTTTCCTTTGACAGTAATCCATTAAGAGGACACCCTGAGTTACTGCGATCCTCCTCTGACTCTTCTGTACCCGAGGATATGGCATACCATGAACTGCCTAGTGTTGCTCTAGATGACAAAATTCTGTTTGATGAAGAAGGCATGAATCTTTTGCAAGCCATGTGCACTGTAAACttttggttgttgtttattGCGGTGATATGTGGAATGGGCTCTACAATGGCTGTGATAAACAACTGGAGCCAAATGGGACAATCTCTCAATTACACTAGTGTGGAGGTGAATAATTTGGTCTCTTTATGGAGTATATGGGATTGTCTTGGCGGTGTTGGAGCTGGTTATTTATCAGATTATTTACTACACACAAAAGGCTGGGCAAGACCATTGTTGATGGCTATTACTCTAGCAACAATGATTATTGGCCTCATCGTTATTGTTTCTGGATTTCCTAGAATATTATATGTGGGTTCTATCCTAATAGGCATTTGTGATGGTTCTCTGTGGTCATTAATTCCCACAATTACTTCGGATATATTTGGTGTTAGGCATATGGGTACTATTTTCTGCGCTATTACCCTAGCATCTCCtgttggattttatattttctctgTCAAACTTATAGGCTATATTTACGATAAGGAGGCAGGTGGTGATGATCACTCGTGCTTTGGCACTCGTTGCTTTACGTTATCTCTTTTAATCATGGCATTCTTGGCTCTTCTGGGGTTTCTTTTGGCCATTGCATTATTCATTCGTACTAAGAGGTTCTATTCGCTGAGGAGATTAAAGGACTCTGTAAAATGGAGTAAATAACTATATATGCAAACTTTGTGTATAAGGTCATGGCTGAggccatccttttttttttcttgcattacAGGTAGCTAGCTTGTTTTCAGACCATTTATTGTTGCTTTCATCCGTTTCATGTACATTACTCTTCCTATAAGATGAGTCCTTGGAGAATCCCTGGCATAAGAGAGGGTGATGTGAAAGAAatatgaaatgtctctttccTTACCCTAATCAATTCATAATTAACTTTGAATGttatattgttaaagctttttatttttattatttttaaatgaataaatgGTGTCTCTATTCACAATACTAcagaaagttaaaaaagaagaacaaacaaaaattattaaaatttattgtaacaaTCCTTTAAATGTTAGTGTCATCCTAGTAATTCCCAAGCAGGCCTTCATTGGTTGGCTGGTCATGTTGAATAGATTGTCAACCAAAGTAAGAATGCTTAATTGGGGCTTTAATGCAGATGCTAAATGCACCTCTTTTTTTATTGCTCTTTTTCTAGGAGATCATGTAGGACTCTCATGAGTTGGTGCATGGTGAAGCACCCTAACTTTTGTTAGGATGAGATAACGGCTTAgggtgagagtgagagacatGCCAAAGGTAAGAGCCTTAGATCCAATGTATTCCCACTTAGCCTTATGGTCTGTTTCATATCACATTTGGCAGCAgagaatgaaatatttcatcaaGGGAGAATTTATGTTGAAGAAAATATCCTTCACTTGATCATGTGGGAATTTAGAAGGAAAATTGGAGGGAATGACTATTATGCTAATTCTATCTAAAACAGAATTTTGTGATGTGTATGGGGAATTTTGTGATGTTCTTTAGTTCCTTTCcctttttgtggcaagtgattGTCTCCCTTGTATATGACTTAGTTTTAGAGTTTATTGGTGTTCTAGTTTTGCTATTGGTGTGGTTAATCTTCTCGttcatcaaaaaagaataaagtcaTACAAGTATCTTTCAagaccccaaaaaataaataaataaatatataacagtCACAGGCCTTGTGGAGGCACTGCTCCGGTTTATCTAGAAtctaagttattttattttatttttctcacttgttataattaaaaaaaaaaaaaaaaaaaaaaaaaaaaaaaaaaaaaattgattacaaTTTCTTGTCACGACCAAGGAATTAAATGATATGGTCTGCGGGAATTTCTTTTCATCGGAATAAGAATCTACTTAAGTTGACTCCTAAACATAAATTTGTCCAGAGTTTGCAACATGCATATGAAACTAAAGATGGTTTGATACTTTGCCATTGATGATGGTTGTTTTTGGGTTTACCATCGAACGGTAAGAAAATGAAACTTAGTCTTtggttttttattataataggaTTTGAATCTATAGCTTAATGATAACTATTCTTTATCATTGGTTTAAGAAATCAATtacttatttctaaaaaaaaaaaaaaaaaaaaaaagaaaccaattactttttattttatgtaaaggCAATTCGAAGTCAAGTTCTTAATTAGAATAAGTTGAGCTAACAGATAACTGAAAACCTATATAAACATATTTAACTTAATTCTTGATACTTCTTTAGATTATGCATTTGTTGTATTTTCAGAAAAATCCAATAATAATTGTTGAAAAACATTGGTGCTttgtaataaatatttaaatacaaCATGTGTCAAGAG of the Quercus robur chromosome 10, dhQueRobu3.1, whole genome shotgun sequence genome contains:
- the LOC126702207 gene encoding protein NUCLEAR FUSION DEFECTIVE 4-like; translated protein: MMERVLSNKWMATVASMWIQCSCGVYTFSVYSSVLKSSQGYDQSTLETMAVFRDIGSIGGVLAGLLYSAVTNGSNHSGFGGPWAVLLAGATQNFLGYFLTWASVVGLIKRPPVPLMCLFMYLSSQSMPFYNTANTVSGVQNFPDYSGTIVGIMKGFSGISGAILIRAYNTFYEGEPSKFLLMLALLPTLISVVLMLLVKIYRTNTGDDKKHLNGFFAVALIIAGYLMIIIILENIFTLPLWSHTVIFILLLLLLASPLGIAIRAQNEDSKRVPETLSFDSNPLRGHPELLRSSSDSSVPEDMAYHELPSVALDDKILFDEEGMNLLQAMCTVNFWLLFIAVICGMGSTMAVINNWSQMGQSLNYTSVEVNNLVSLWSIWDCLGGVGAGYLSDYLLHTKGWARPLLMAITLATMIIGLIVIVSGFPRILYVGSILIGICDGSLWSLIPTITSDIFGVRHMGTIFCAITLASPVGFYIFSVKLIGYIYDKEAGGDDHSCFGTRCFTLSLLIMAFLALLGFLLAIALFIRTKRFYSLRRLKDSVKWSK